DNA sequence from the Impatiens glandulifera unplaced genomic scaffold, dImpGla2.1, whole genome shotgun sequence genome:
ACACTTTCTTACATATCTAATGATAAATGTTGCATTCATGTGTTTGTGTTGCCTATTAGTGTGAACTAGCATAGCCAGAGATCATTGTTGTGCCTATATCACAATCTCATTGAAAATTGTTTTCTTGATTATGATCCAGATGACGACAGTGtataattttaatcataaaatgCGATAACTAATAGGCGTAATATTGTCATAACACACAGGGAATGGGATTTTGGACACTGCTAGAAGGCTGCCTTCTTCTGGCAAACGCATTAGCGATACTGAATGAGGAGCGGTTCCTTGGACCAAGAGGATGGAGCTTCCAGGAATTCTCGGGTGTGAGAAGAAATTCGTTGAAGGGACAGTTCATTGGTCTCATTTATGCAACTCAGTACATGAGGCTTCCTCTTATAGTTGCCAATATCATTGTCATTGTTCTGATGCTGATTTCAGGTTGACAATTGCTTGAGccattgttttgtttattaaataatggTGTTTCTTTTTGTTATCTAAATCAATTCCATCTTCTTCTTTCATGCTACACATTAAAGAGCTTTGTTCAAAACGCTAGCCTTAGATTTCATGTATGTCTTGGTGTATTGAATCATCTCTTTTGACTGCAGTCCATACTAGTGGCTTGGA
Encoded proteins:
- the LOC124918057 gene encoding immediate early response 3-interacting protein 1-like produces the protein MGFWTLLEGCLLLANALAILNEERFLGPRGWSFQEFSGVRRNSLKGQFIGLIYATQYMRLPLIVANIIVIVLMLISG